The Psilocybe cubensis strain MGC-MH-2018 chromosome 7, whole genome shotgun sequence genome has a window encoding:
- a CDS encoding Cyanovirin-N: MNFFETCEKITITKGVLTAGCKKADKKTTVHSSISLNDYIGVTDGKLTWGGRGFSHHAEDISVHNGVLSAKVRFGGKVVESKLDLNLYIHNQDGALAIIPVSELSGKHLAAPTLSRGISMASVSSVASATSANSMFSAASATSTSTSVSTTSVTETKSSSSYNAFSSTKFRSESQLLLIEETCTKLELKGTFLHAECRRIDGSVVHSSIDLNTIIGFFEGHLQWDIEGFSTHCFDYTLDGFFLVVKYKVHGDQHRVARIDLRTRIRNSNGVLIVVELNKKLSVMLSEVPWMKFKVIAEPDLSVFANHPVMRQTLVSIAESTVEHVTVEMHKMLTVAMETAITAITASAMKHVSAQMETLVADVAGHASASASITAAESLHLYGLGQYYSSAIGNAYAYGGGLNGRAHYESHGSLHAGGGLNGSAALYEASGNILVEGREAHGSLRAAGHAESRESFHSEGRIVEISNGNSHAETAKHAKITLSV, encoded by the exons ATGAACTTTTTCGAGACCTGCGAGAagatcaccatcaccaagGGCGTACTTACCGCTGGGTGCAAGAAGGCCGACAAGAAGACCACTGTCCATTCTTCCATCTCCCTCAACGACTACATTGGAGTCACTGACGGCAAACTCACCTGGGGAGGCAGGGGCTTCAGCCACCATGCAGAGGATATCAGCGTCCACAATGGTGTCCTTTCTGCCAAAGTCAGGTTTGGCGGCAAGGTCGTTGAAAGCAAGCTCGATTTGAACCTCTACATTCACAACCAGGATGGTGCATTGGCAATTATTCCAGTCTCTGAACT GTCTGGAAAGCATCTTGCAGCACCTACTTTATCTCGAGGCATCTCCATGGCTAGCGTCTCCAGCGTCGCTAGTGCTACCAGTGCAAACAGCATGTTCTCGGCTGCTTCTGCCACCTCGACTTCAACCTCTGTCTCCACAACTTCTGTCACAGAGACCaagtcttcttcctcgtacAATGCATTTTCTTCTACAAAGTTCCGAAG TGAGAGTCAACTCTTATTGATTGAAGAGACATGCACCAAGCTTGAGCTCAAGGGCACCTTCCTTCATGCCGAGTGCCGTCGTATCGATGGGTCCGTCGTCCACTCTAGCATTGATCTTAACACCATCATTGGATTCTTTGAGGGACACCTTCAATGGGACATCGAAGGATTCAGCACCCACTGCTTCGATTATACCCTCGACGGATTCTTCTTGGTCGTCAAATACAAGGTTCACGGTGATCAACACAGGGTCGCTCGCATCGACCTCCGCACCCGCATCCGCAACTCCAACGGTGTTCTTATAGTCGTCGAGCTCAACAAAAAGCTTTCTGTTATGCTCAGCGAGGTCCCCTGGATGAAATTCAAGGTCATCGCCGAGCCTGATCTCAGCGTATTTGCCAACCACCCCGTCATGCGCCAGACGCTCGTCAGCATTGCAGAGTCCACCGTCGAGCACGTCACCGTTGAGATGCACAAGATGCTCACTGTCGCAATGGAGACTGCTATAACTGCCATTACGGCCTCTGCCATGAAGCACGTCTCTGCTCAAATGGAAACATTGGTGGCAGATGTTGCTGGACACGCTAGCGCCAGTGCGTCGATTACCGCCGCTGAATCTCTCCACCTCTATGGACTTGGCCAATACTACTCGTCTGCCATTGGAAATGCATATGCTTATGGGGGTGGATTAAATGGTCGTGCTCACTACGAGTCTCATGGAAGCCTTCACGCCGGTGGAGGATTAAACGGCAGTGCTGCCCTTTACGAGGCTAGCGGAAATATTCTTGTCGAGGGCCGCGAGGCTCATGGAAGCCTCCGCGCCGCGGGCCACGCTGAGTCTCGCGAGAGCTTCCACTCTGAAGGTCGCATCGTCGAGATCAGCAATGGTAACAGCCACGCAGAGACCGCAAAGCACGCCAAGATCACTCTTTCCGTCTAA